In Pseudomonas fakonensis, one DNA window encodes the following:
- a CDS encoding 16S rRNA pseudouridine(516) synthase, protein MRLDRFLANLPAYNRQQVRLLLVQRRVRVDGVATADPLHEVREFSRVEVDEHLLQAGRPARYLMLHKPQGCVSATRDPEHRTVLDLLPAELRDDLHIAGRLDFNTTGLLLLTNDGQWSRRLTQPATKLPKVYRVHTEDEIGAHYVDTFREGLYFAFEDLTTQPAQLDILGPREARLTIIEGRYHQVKRMFGHFQNKVVGLHRESMGAIELDPGLAPGAFRALSREEIAAV, encoded by the coding sequence ATGCGCCTTGACCGTTTCCTCGCCAACCTGCCCGCCTACAACCGCCAGCAAGTGCGCCTGCTGCTGGTGCAACGGCGGGTGCGCGTGGATGGCGTGGCCACCGCCGACCCGTTGCACGAGGTGCGCGAGTTCAGCCGGGTGGAGGTGGACGAACACCTGCTGCAGGCCGGCCGCCCGGCGCGTTACCTGATGCTGCACAAGCCGCAAGGCTGCGTCAGCGCCACCCGCGACCCCGAGCACCGCACCGTGCTCGACCTGCTGCCAGCCGAGCTGCGCGACGATCTGCACATCGCCGGGCGCCTGGACTTCAACACCACCGGGTTGCTGCTGCTGACCAACGACGGCCAGTGGTCACGCCGGCTGACCCAGCCGGCCACCAAGCTGCCCAAGGTGTACCGGGTACACACCGAGGACGAGATCGGCGCGCACTACGTCGATACCTTCCGCGAGGGGCTGTACTTCGCCTTCGAAGACCTCACCACCCAGCCTGCCCAGCTGGACATCCTCGGGCCGCGCGAGGCACGGCTGACGATCATCGAGGGGCGCTACCACCAGGTCAAGCGCATGTTCGGGCACTTCCAGAACAAGGTGGTGGGGCTGCACCGGGAGAGTATGGGGGCGATCGAATTGGACCCTGGCCTGGCGCCTGGGGCTTTCAGGGCATTGAGCCGCGAAGAGATCGCAGCCGTCTGA
- a CDS encoding enoyl-CoA hydratase/isomerase family protein: MSIHCEVLTGADGARIGIASLDAPKALNALTLPMIEQLDQQLDAWARDPGIVCVLLRGNGAKAFCAGGDVRALAQACREQPGSVPALAASFFASEYRLDHRLHTYRKPLLCWGHGHVLGGGMGLLQGAAIRIVTPSSRLAMPEISIGLYPDVGASWFLARLPGKLGLFLGLTGAPINARDALDLGLADRFLGEQQQEALIDELLQLNWQEQTALQLNSLLKAEQHRAWAELPEGQWLARRAIIDEVLDVANPVAAWRALSGLARHADPLLADAGKRLHEGCPLTAHLVWEQIHRARHLSLAQVFQMEYTLSLNCCRHPEFSEGVRARLLDKDNTPRWHWPDVAQVPAAVVQAHFSKAWDGRHPLAELG; this comes from the coding sequence ATGTCCATTCATTGCGAGGTACTCACCGGCGCCGACGGCGCCCGCATCGGCATCGCCAGCCTGGATGCCCCCAAGGCGCTCAACGCCCTGACCCTGCCCATGATCGAGCAGCTCGACCAGCAGCTCGACGCCTGGGCCCGCGACCCCGGCATCGTCTGCGTACTGCTGCGCGGCAACGGCGCCAAGGCGTTTTGCGCCGGCGGTGATGTACGCGCGCTGGCCCAGGCCTGCCGCGAACAACCCGGCAGCGTGCCGGCGCTGGCGGCCAGCTTCTTTGCCAGCGAATACCGCCTCGACCACCGCCTGCACACCTACCGCAAACCCCTGCTGTGCTGGGGCCATGGCCACGTGCTGGGCGGCGGCATGGGGCTGTTGCAGGGCGCGGCAATTCGCATCGTCACCCCCAGCAGCCGGCTGGCGATGCCGGAAATCAGCATTGGCCTGTACCCAGACGTCGGCGCCAGCTGGTTCCTCGCCCGTCTGCCCGGCAAGCTCGGGTTGTTCCTAGGGCTGACCGGAGCCCCCATCAACGCCCGCGATGCCCTTGATCTCGGCCTGGCCGATCGTTTTCTGGGCGAGCAGCAACAAGAAGCCCTGATCGATGAGTTGCTGCAACTGAACTGGCAGGAACAGACCGCGCTGCAACTCAACAGCCTGCTCAAGGCCGAGCAGCACCGAGCCTGGGCCGAGCTGCCCGAAGGGCAATGGCTGGCGCGGCGCGCAATCATCGACGAGGTGCTGGACGTGGCCAACCCGGTGGCGGCCTGGCGAGCGCTGAGCGGCCTGGCCCGGCATGCCGACCCGTTGCTTGCCGATGCCGGCAAGCGCCTGCACGAGGGCTGCCCGCTGACTGCGCATCTGGTGTGGGAGCAGATTCACCGGGCCCGGCACCTGTCGTTGGCGCAGGTGTTCCAGATGGAATACACCCTGAGCCTGAACTGCTGCCGTCACCCCGAATTCAGCGAAGGGGTACGCGCCAGGCTGCTGGACAAGGACAACACCCCGCGCTGGCACTGGCCGGACGTGGCACAGGTGCCGGCTGCGGTGGTGCAGGCGCATTTCAGCAAGGCATGGGACGGGCGGCACCCGCTGGCCGAGCTGGGTTGA
- a CDS encoding sensor domain-containing diguanylate cyclase has protein sequence MPSPSALFSQRSLIFTLLLLLASGFLATSLLSYYASRGAIRDGIVNTELPLTSDTVYSEIQKDLIRPVQISAMMAQNTFLRDWVLAGEQNPERITRYLGEVMDTQNTCTSFFVSDRTLTYYQAKGVLKQVKPDAWRDAWYFRLRNLQQPYEINVDLDMANQDKLTVFINHQMLDYQQRFIGAVGVGLSVESVVRLIDDYQRRYQRAVLFTDSQGKIVLTGTGGGPHGLRAGQQLADSDQWQDLLSRLPTPTAGSHEYKDNEGHAHFLNVRLLPELDWYLLVDKRETEALDRIRQSLYLNLAICTMITLVVLSLLGAMVRRHQANAEALATLDSLTGLPNRRSFDLLAGQALIEAQRDSAPLVALLIDLDHFKALNDTYGHLAGDEVLRQFANVLQGSLRQSDILCRWGGEEFIVLLRETEGRQAIEVAEKIRRRTEQLIFSYADQPLRLTVSIGLSGLQRGDSLHALLTRADHALYRAKQGGRNRVCSETPGTEHV, from the coding sequence ATGCCCTCGCCTTCCGCCCTGTTTTCGCAACGCTCGCTGATCTTTACCTTGCTGCTGTTGCTGGCCAGCGGCTTTTTGGCCACCTCGCTGCTGAGCTACTACGCCTCGCGCGGGGCGATCCGCGACGGCATCGTCAACACCGAGCTGCCACTGACCTCCGACACGGTGTATTCGGAGATCCAGAAAGACCTGATCCGCCCGGTGCAGATCTCGGCAATGATGGCGCAGAACACCTTCCTGCGTGACTGGGTGCTGGCCGGCGAGCAGAACCCGGAACGCATCACCCGCTACCTCGGCGAGGTGATGGACACCCAGAACACCTGCACCAGCTTTTTCGTCTCCGACCGCACCCTCACCTACTACCAGGCCAAGGGCGTGCTCAAGCAGGTCAAGCCCGACGCCTGGCGCGATGCCTGGTACTTTCGCCTGCGCAACCTGCAGCAGCCCTACGAGATCAATGTCGACCTGGACATGGCCAACCAGGACAAGCTGACCGTGTTCATCAACCACCAGATGCTCGACTACCAGCAGCGCTTCATCGGTGCGGTGGGCGTGGGCCTGAGCGTGGAGTCGGTGGTCAGGCTGATCGATGACTACCAGCGGCGTTACCAACGGGCGGTACTGTTCACCGACAGCCAGGGCAAGATCGTGCTGACCGGCACCGGCGGCGGCCCCCACGGCCTGCGTGCCGGCCAGCAACTGGCCGACAGCGACCAATGGCAGGACCTGCTGAGCCGCCTGCCGACGCCGACCGCCGGCAGCCACGAGTACAAGGACAACGAGGGCCACGCGCATTTTCTAAACGTGCGCCTGCTGCCGGAGCTCGACTGGTATCTGCTGGTGGACAAGCGCGAAACCGAGGCCCTGGACCGTATTCGCCAGTCGCTGTACCTGAACCTGGCCATCTGCACCATGATCACCTTGGTGGTGCTGTCGCTGCTGGGCGCCATGGTCAGGCGCCACCAAGCCAACGCCGAGGCGCTGGCCACCCTGGACAGCCTCACCGGCCTGCCCAACCGCCGCAGCTTCGACCTGCTGGCCGGCCAGGCACTGATCGAAGCCCAGCGCGACAGCGCACCACTGGTCGCCCTGTTGATCGACCTCGACCACTTCAAGGCGCTCAACGACACCTACGGCCACCTGGCCGGCGACGAAGTGCTGCGCCAGTTCGCCAATGTGCTGCAGGGCAGCCTGCGCCAGTCCGATATACTCTGCCGCTGGGGCGGCGAGGAGTTCATCGTGCTGCTGCGCGAAACCGAGGGCCGCCAGGCCATCGAAGTGGCCGAGAAGATCCGCCGGCGCACCGAACAGCTGATATTCAGCTACGCCGACCAGCCGCTGCGCCTGACCGTCAGCATCGGCCTGTCGGGCCTGCAACGCGGCGACTCGCTGCACGCCCTGCTGACCCGCGCCGACCACGCGCTGTACCGCGCCAAACAAGGCGGACGCAACCGCGTCTGCAGCGAAACACCCGGAACCGAGCATGTCTGA
- a CDS encoding glycerophosphodiester phosphodiesterase family protein — protein sequence MHNRFMQSLTLTLLLAATTASASDGKALADAQGIPYPAVIAHRGASFDAPESTTPAYLLAREQGADYLEMDLQRTRDGVLVVVHDDVLARTSDVAERFPERAASPVSAFSLAELKSLDAGSWFNKAYPERARASFKGLRILTLDEVIDIAEANPERHPGLYIETKQPAQFPGIENDLKARLDARGWLEKPGRVVLQTFDRNSLALLHQAMPQTPKILLLWVAKGSIEPASGQNFAESGESDKAAFYARQQPKDHSEFERWLDYAKAGGAIGTGPSAMRSGLGEQSYADLIQPWMNQASHQRGLLVHVYTLDDPADFDKALKAGVDGVFSNRPGAFMRFLGRTPGGEGQLLRQLGY from the coding sequence CCCTGGCCGATGCCCAAGGTATCCCGTACCCGGCCGTGATCGCTCACCGTGGCGCTTCGTTCGACGCCCCCGAATCCACTACCCCGGCCTACCTGCTGGCCCGCGAGCAGGGTGCCGACTACCTGGAGATGGACCTGCAACGCACCCGCGACGGCGTGCTGGTGGTGGTGCACGATGATGTGCTGGCGCGCACCAGTGATGTGGCCGAGCGCTTCCCCGAGCGCGCTGCCAGCCCGGTCAGCGCCTTCAGCCTGGCCGAGCTCAAGTCGCTGGACGCCGGTAGCTGGTTCAACAAGGCCTACCCCGAGCGTGCCCGGGCTTCGTTCAAAGGGCTGCGCATCCTCACCCTCGACGAGGTGATCGACATCGCCGAGGCCAACCCCGAGCGCCATCCGGGCCTGTACATCGAGACCAAGCAGCCCGCGCAGTTTCCCGGCATCGAAAACGACCTGAAGGCGCGCCTCGATGCCCGCGGCTGGCTCGAAAAACCCGGGCGTGTGGTGCTGCAGACCTTCGACCGCAACAGCCTGGCACTGCTGCACCAGGCCATGCCGCAGACCCCGAAGATTCTCCTGCTGTGGGTGGCCAAGGGCAGTATCGAGCCGGCTTCCGGGCAGAATTTCGCCGAGTCCGGCGAAAGCGACAAGGCAGCGTTCTACGCCCGTCAGCAGCCAAAAGACCACAGCGAATTCGAACGTTGGCTGGATTACGCCAAGGCCGGCGGTGCGATTGGCACCGGCCCTTCGGCCATGCGTAGCGGGCTTGGCGAGCAAAGCTACGCCGACCTGATCCAGCCCTGGATGAACCAGGCCAGCCATCAGCGCGGGCTGTTGGTGCACGTGTATACCCTTGATGACCCTGCAGACTTCGACAAGGCGCTCAAGGCCGGGGTGGACGGGGTGTTCAGCAATCGCCCCGGGGCTTTCATGCGCTTTCTCGGGCGTACCCCGGGCGGTGAGGGGCAGTTGCTGCGCCAGCTAGGTTACTAG
- a CDS encoding tripartite tricarboxylate transporter permease, which yields MDTLSYLGQGFGVALSPYNLVTALTGTLIGTVVGLLPGLGPINGVALLIPIAFALGLPPESALILLAAVYLGCEYGGRISSILLNIPGEASTVMTTLDGYPMARQGLAGVALSLSAWSSFIGAFIATCGMVLFAPLLAKWAIAFGPAEYFVLMVFAIVALGGMAGDKPLKTFIAALIGLFLSAVGIDANSGVYRFTGDSVHLADGIQFVVLVLGLFSISEILLLLEKTHHGHIAVKATGRMLFNFKEAASVFAVNIRCGLLGFFMGVLPGAGATLASAVAYMTEKRMAGEKGKFGKGDARGLAAPETAIGASCCGALVPMLTLGVPGSGTTAVMIGALTLYNITPGPLLFEQQPDIVWGLIASLFIANIMLVILNIPMIRIFTRILAVPNWALVPVIAIITAIGVYAVHATTFDLFLMVGIGIMGYILRKLDFPLSPILLGFILGGLMEQNLRRALSISNGELGILWASPISMGVWALVVCMLGLPLLRIWRKRAQQRRALADA from the coding sequence ATGGATACCTTGAGCTACCTCGGCCAGGGCTTCGGCGTCGCCCTGAGCCCCTACAACCTGGTCACCGCCCTCACCGGCACCCTGATCGGCACCGTGGTCGGCCTGCTGCCGGGCCTGGGCCCGATCAACGGCGTGGCCCTGCTGATCCCCATCGCCTTCGCCCTCGGCCTGCCGCCGGAGTCGGCGCTGATCCTGCTGGCGGCGGTGTACCTGGGCTGCGAATACGGCGGGCGAATCAGCTCGATCCTGCTGAACATCCCCGGTGAAGCCTCCACCGTGATGACCACCCTCGACGGCTACCCCATGGCCCGCCAGGGCCTGGCCGGCGTTGCCCTGTCGCTGTCGGCATGGAGCTCGTTCATCGGCGCCTTCATCGCCACCTGCGGCATGGTGCTGTTCGCCCCGCTGCTGGCGAAATGGGCGATTGCCTTCGGCCCGGCGGAATACTTCGTGCTGATGGTGTTCGCCATCGTCGCCCTCGGCGGCATGGCCGGTGACAAGCCGCTGAAGACCTTCATCGCCGCGTTGATCGGCTTGTTCCTGTCGGCGGTCGGTATCGACGCCAACAGCGGCGTATACCGCTTCACCGGTGACAGCGTGCACCTGGCCGACGGCATCCAGTTCGTGGTGCTGGTGCTGGGCCTGTTCTCCATCAGCGAGATCCTCCTGCTGCTGGAAAAGACCCACCATGGCCATATCGCGGTCAAGGCCACCGGGCGCATGCTGTTCAACTTCAAGGAAGCGGCCTCGGTATTCGCGGTGAACATCCGTTGCGGCCTGCTGGGCTTCTTCATGGGCGTGCTGCCCGGTGCCGGTGCAACCCTGGCCAGCGCCGTGGCCTACATGACCGAAAAACGCATGGCTGGCGAAAAGGGCAAGTTCGGCAAGGGCGATGCCCGTGGCCTGGCCGCGCCTGAAACCGCCATCGGCGCCTCCTGCTGCGGCGCCCTGGTGCCGATGCTGACCCTCGGCGTACCCGGTTCGGGCACCACTGCAGTGATGATCGGTGCACTGACCCTGTACAACATCACCCCCGGCCCGCTGCTGTTCGAACAGCAACCAGACATCGTCTGGGGCCTGATCGCCTCGCTGTTCATCGCCAACATCATGCTGGTGATCCTGAACATCCCGATGATCCGCATCTTCACCCGCATTCTCGCCGTGCCGAACTGGGCGCTGGTGCCGGTGATCGCCATCATCACCGCGATCGGCGTGTACGCCGTGCATGCCACCACCTTCGACCTGTTCCTGATGGTCGGCATCGGCATCATGGGCTACATCCTGCGCAAGCTGGACTTTCCGCTGTCGCCGATCCTGCTGGGCTTCATCCTCGGCGGGCTGATGGAGCAGAACCTGCGCCGCGCGCTGTCGATCTCCAACGGCGAGCTGGGCATTCTCTGGGCGAGCCCTATCAGCATGGGCGTGTGGGCCCTGGTGGTGTGCATGCTGGGCCTGCCGCTGCTGCGCATCTGGCGCAAACGCGCCCAGCAGCGCCGGGCCCTGGCCGATGCCTGA
- a CDS encoding AbrB family transcriptional regulator, whose protein sequence is MPDRSLPLFWATGLVGLAGGFAASQVGWPLPWMVGSLLAIILVRCLTPWQLSEIPNGRKCGQWIIGIGIGLHFTPAVIEQVASHFALIFFGALFTTLSSVISVWLLRRTGEDRATAFFASMPGGSGEMVNLGARNGAVLSQVAAAQSLRVLAVVLCVPALFKLLLGDGVPLNHAGSVSWGWLALIAPLGVAVALLWQRLRQPNPWLFGPLLVAASISLAGNLQIGLPNGASQIGQWLIGSGLACHFNRAFFRRAPSFLGRTLLATALCMLIAAAAAWALSLLTHLDLRSLTLGMMPGGIAEMSLTAETLQLSVPLVTALQVMRLLFVLFLAEPFFRRWNASS, encoded by the coding sequence ATGCCTGACCGGTCGTTGCCCCTGTTCTGGGCCACCGGGCTGGTCGGCCTGGCCGGCGGCTTTGCCGCCAGCCAGGTCGGCTGGCCTTTGCCGTGGATGGTCGGCTCGCTGCTGGCGATCATCCTGGTGCGCTGCCTCACGCCCTGGCAGCTCAGTGAAATCCCCAATGGCCGCAAGTGCGGGCAATGGATCATCGGCATCGGTATCGGCCTGCACTTCACCCCGGCGGTGATCGAGCAGGTGGCCAGCCACTTCGCGCTGATCTTCTTCGGCGCGCTGTTCACCACGCTTTCCAGCGTGATCAGCGTGTGGTTGTTGCGGCGCACCGGTGAGGACCGCGCCACGGCGTTCTTCGCCAGCATGCCGGGCGGCTCGGGCGAGATGGTCAACCTGGGCGCGCGTAATGGCGCGGTGCTCAGCCAGGTGGCGGCGGCGCAAAGCCTGCGAGTACTGGCGGTGGTGCTGTGCGTGCCGGCGCTGTTCAAGCTGCTGCTGGGTGATGGCGTGCCGCTGAACCATGCCGGCAGCGTGAGCTGGGGCTGGCTGGCGCTGATCGCCCCGCTGGGCGTGGCGGTGGCGTTGCTGTGGCAGCGCTTGCGCCAGCCCAACCCCTGGCTGTTCGGCCCACTGCTGGTGGCGGCCAGCATCAGCCTGGCCGGCAACCTGCAGATCGGCCTGCCCAACGGCGCCAGCCAGATCGGCCAGTGGCTGATCGGCAGCGGCCTGGCCTGCCACTTCAACCGTGCGTTCTTCCGCCGCGCGCCGTCGTTTCTCGGTCGCACCCTGCTGGCCACCGCGCTGTGCATGCTGATTGCCGCCGCAGCGGCCTGGGCGCTGAGCCTGCTCACCCACCTGGACCTGCGTTCGCTGACCCTGGGCATGATGCCCGGCGGCATTGCCGAGATGAGCCTGACGGCCGAAACCCTGCAACTGTCGGTACCGCTGGTGACCGCGCTGCAGGTGATGCGCTTGCTGTTCGTGCTGTTTCTGGCCGAGCCGTTCTTCAGGCGCTGGAACGCCAGCTCGTAA
- a CDS encoding helix-turn-helix domain-containing protein, with protein sequence MSRFFDELMDSVVEMDETIQGKRQPSRQFVVDALQVRDIRKATGLSQVRFAEMIDVQVATLRNWEQGRREPAGPAKALLRAIHNDPDHVLKALSH encoded by the coding sequence ATGAGCCGTTTCTTCGATGAGTTGATGGATAGCGTTGTAGAAATGGATGAAACCATCCAAGGCAAACGTCAGCCATCCCGGCAGTTTGTGGTGGATGCCCTGCAGGTCAGGGATATCCGCAAAGCCACAGGCCTGTCCCAGGTGCGTTTCGCCGAAATGATCGACGTACAGGTGGCCACGCTGCGTAACTGGGAACAAGGGCGCCGCGAACCTGCCGGCCCTGCCAAGGCGTTGCTGCGGGCCATCCATAACGATCCAGACCACGTGCTCAAGGCGCTTTCGCACTGA
- a CDS encoding cysteine-rich CWC family protein, with amino-acid sequence MSDTTLCPACGATNQCGLADPRTAARGCWCFEVSIDPAVLEALPAELRDKACLCPRCAQVDEQLKAAQPPAIR; translated from the coding sequence ATGTCTGACACCACCCTCTGCCCCGCCTGCGGAGCCACCAACCAATGCGGCCTGGCCGACCCACGCACGGCCGCCCGCGGCTGCTGGTGCTTCGAGGTGAGCATCGACCCGGCAGTGCTTGAAGCCCTGCCCGCCGAGCTGCGCGACAAGGCCTGCCTGTGCCCGCGCTGCGCCCAGGTGGACGAGCAGCTCAAGGCAGCGCAGCCGCCGGCAATCCGCTAG
- the ung gene encoding uracil-DNA glycosylase, with the protein MTDDDRIKLEASWKAALRAEFDQPYMHQLREFLRGEYAAGKEIYPPGPMIFNALNSTPLTQVKVVILGQDPYHGPGQAHGLCFSVQPGVPTPPSLVNIYKELQRDLNLPIPSHGYLQSWADQGVLMLNTTMTVERANAASHAKKGWEFFTDRVIQVVSEQCPNVVFLLWGAHAQSKQKLIDASKHLVLKSVHPSPLSAYRGFFGCGHFSRANGFLEQRGIAPIDWAVPAL; encoded by the coding sequence ATGACCGACGACGACCGCATCAAGCTCGAAGCCAGCTGGAAGGCCGCCCTGCGCGCCGAGTTCGACCAACCCTACATGCACCAACTGCGCGAGTTCCTGCGTGGCGAGTATGCCGCCGGCAAGGAAATCTACCCGCCTGGGCCGATGATCTTCAATGCACTGAATTCCACGCCGCTTACGCAGGTGAAGGTGGTCATTCTCGGCCAGGACCCGTACCACGGCCCGGGCCAGGCCCACGGCCTGTGCTTCTCGGTGCAGCCGGGGGTGCCCACGCCGCCGTCGTTGGTGAACATCTACAAAGAGCTGCAGCGCGACCTCAACCTGCCGATCCCAAGCCACGGTTACCTGCAAAGCTGGGCCGACCAGGGCGTGTTGATGCTCAACACCACCATGACCGTGGAGCGCGCCAATGCGGCGTCCCATGCCAAGAAGGGCTGGGAGTTCTTCACCGACCGGGTCATCCAGGTGGTCAGCGAGCAGTGCCCGAACGTGGTGTTTCTGCTGTGGGGCGCCCATGCCCAGAGCAAGCAAAAGCTGATCGATGCCAGCAAGCACCTGGTGCTCAAATCCGTGCACCCGTCGCCGTTGTCGGCTTATCGCGGGTTCTTCGGTTGCGGGCATTTCAGCCGGGCCAATGGCTTCCTCGAGCAGCGCGGGATCGCGCCGATTGACTGGGCAGTGCCAGCCTTGTAG
- a CDS encoding SulP family inorganic anion transporter gives MFLSRWLPGLANLLHYRREWFHADLQAGLSVAAIQIPIAIAYAQIVGLPPQYGLYACVLPMIVYALIGSSRQLMVGPDAATCAMIGGAVAPLAMGDPHRIAELSVIVTVLVGAMLIAAGVARAGFIASFFSRPILIGYLNGIGLSLIAGQLSKVVGFKIEGDGFILSVVNFLERLGEIHWLTLLIGLAGLGLLIWLPRRYPRLPAALVTVVVFTALAGLFGLDRFGVAVLGPVPAGIPELAWPQSNLAETKSLLRDALGIATISFCSAMLTARSFAARHGYAINANHEFVALGVSNLAAGISQGFAISGADSRTAVNDMVGGKSQLVGIIAALVIALILLFFTAPMAWIPQAALGAVLLMAGWGLIDVRSLKTIYRLSRFEFWLCLLTTVGVLGLGVLPGIVFAVTLAILRLLYSIYQPTDAVLGWVPGIEGQVDVRQHKDARTVPGLVVYRFDDAILFFNADYFKMRLLEAVQGVDKAQVVLFDAEAVTSIDVTGIAALREVRDTLAAQGIHFAIARARGTFLRMLVRSGMAREMEDKLLFGSVRAGIRAYRVWRNRVRREAGSK, from the coding sequence ATGTTTCTCTCCCGCTGGTTACCGGGCCTGGCCAACCTGCTGCACTACCGCCGCGAGTGGTTCCACGCCGACCTGCAGGCCGGCTTGTCGGTGGCTGCCATCCAGATCCCCATCGCCATCGCCTATGCGCAGATCGTCGGCCTGCCCCCGCAGTACGGCTTGTACGCCTGCGTGCTGCCGATGATCGTCTATGCCCTTATCGGTAGTTCACGGCAGTTGATGGTCGGCCCCGACGCCGCGACCTGCGCCATGATCGGCGGCGCCGTGGCGCCATTGGCCATGGGCGACCCACACCGCATCGCCGAGCTGTCGGTGATCGTCACCGTGCTGGTGGGGGCGATGCTGATCGCCGCCGGCGTGGCCCGGGCCGGGTTCATCGCCAGCTTCTTCTCGCGGCCGATCCTCATCGGCTACCTCAACGGCATCGGCCTGAGCCTGATCGCCGGACAGTTGTCGAAGGTGGTGGGGTTCAAGATCGAGGGTGACGGGTTCATCCTCAGCGTGGTCAATTTCCTCGAACGCCTGGGCGAGATCCACTGGCTCACCCTGCTGATCGGCCTCGCCGGGCTGGGCCTGCTGATCTGGCTGCCGCGCCGCTACCCTCGGCTGCCGGCGGCGCTGGTCACCGTGGTGGTGTTCACCGCCCTGGCCGGGCTGTTCGGCCTGGACCGCTTTGGCGTAGCGGTTCTCGGCCCGGTGCCGGCGGGCATCCCGGAGCTGGCCTGGCCACAGAGCAACCTGGCGGAGACCAAGAGCCTGCTGCGCGACGCCCTGGGTATTGCCACCATCAGTTTCTGCAGCGCCATGCTCACCGCCCGCAGCTTTGCCGCGCGGCACGGCTATGCAATCAACGCCAACCACGAATTCGTCGCCCTGGGTGTAAGCAACCTGGCTGCCGGCATCTCCCAAGGCTTTGCCATCAGCGGCGCCGATTCGCGCACCGCAGTCAATGACATGGTCGGCGGCAAGAGCCAGCTGGTGGGCATCATCGCCGCCCTGGTGATCGCGTTGATATTGCTGTTCTTCACCGCCCCCATGGCCTGGATCCCCCAAGCAGCCCTGGGCGCCGTGCTGCTGATGGCCGGTTGGGGGCTGATCGACGTCAGGTCGCTAAAAACCATCTACAGGCTCAGCCGCTTCGAGTTCTGGCTGTGCCTGCTGACCACGGTCGGCGTGCTCGGCCTGGGCGTGCTGCCGGGCATCGTGTTCGCCGTGACCCTGGCGATCCTGCGTTTGCTGTACAGCATCTACCAACCCACCGACGCCGTGCTGGGCTGGGTACCCGGCATCGAGGGCCAGGTGGACGTGCGCCAGCACAAGGATGCGCGCACTGTGCCGGGCCTGGTGGTGTACCGCTTCGATGACGCGATCCTGTTCTTCAATGCCGACTACTTCAAGATGCGCCTGCTGGAGGCCGTGCAGGGGGTGGACAAGGCCCAGGTGGTGCTGTTCGACGCAGAAGCGGTGACCAGTATCGACGTCACCGGCATCGCCGCCCTGCGCGAAGTACGCGACACCCTGGCTGCCCAGGGTATCCACTTCGCCATCGCCCGCGCACGGGGCACCTTCCTGCGCATGCTGGTGCGCTCGGGGATGGCCAGGGAAATGGAAGACAAGCTGCTGTTCGGCTCGGTGCGGGCGGGGATCCGGGCGTATCGGGTGTGGCGTAACCGGGTGCGCAGGGAGGCCGGCAGCAAATAA
- a CDS encoding alpha/beta fold hydrolase yields the protein MRPEIAVLDIQGQYRVYTEFHRAEGAEKTIILINGSLATTASFAQTVRNLHPQFNVVLYDQPYAGKSKPHNRQERLLTKETEAHILLELIEHFQADHVMSFSWGGACGLLALAHQPRRVKKAIVSSFSPVINEPMRDYLERGCQYLAACDRYQVGNLVNDTIGKYLPSLFKRFNYRHVSSLDSHEYTQMLFHINQVLDHDLERALRAARNIDIPVLFINGDRDEYTTVEDARQFSQHVGQSHFSVIRDAGHFLDMEHKGACEDTRSVMLGFLKPSVRQPRQRYTPVQGQHALAI from the coding sequence ATGAGGCCAGAAATCGCTGTACTTGATATCCAAGGGCAGTACCGGGTTTACACGGAGTTCCATCGCGCAGAAGGCGCCGAAAAGACGATCATCCTGATCAACGGCTCGCTGGCCACGACGGCTTCCTTTGCCCAGACGGTGCGCAACCTGCACCCGCAATTCAACGTGGTGCTGTATGACCAGCCCTACGCCGGCAAGTCCAAGCCGCACAACCGCCAGGAGCGTTTGCTCACCAAGGAGACCGAGGCGCACATCCTCCTTGAGCTGATCGAGCACTTCCAGGCCGACCACGTGATGTCGTTCTCCTGGGGTGGAGCCTGCGGGTTGCTGGCGCTGGCACACCAACCACGGCGGGTGAAAAAAGCCATCGTCAGCTCGTTCTCGCCGGTGATCAACGAACCGATGCGCGACTACCTGGAGCGCGGTTGCCAGTACCTGGCCGCCTGCGACCGCTACCAGGTGGGCAACCTGGTCAACGACACCATCGGCAAGTACCTGCCGTCGCTGTTCAAGCGCTTCAACTACCGGCATGTCAGCAGCCTGGACAGCCACGAATACACGCAGATGCTGTTTCACATCAACCAGGTGCTCGACCACGACCTGGAACGGGCGCTGCGGGCTGCACGCAACATCGACATCCCGGTGCTGTTCATCAACGGCGACCGTGACGAGTACACCACCGTCGAGGACGCCCGCCAGTTCAGCCAGCACGTGGGGCAGAGCCACTTCAGCGTGATCCGCGATGCCGGCCACTTCCTCGACATGGAACACAAGGGCGCCTGTGAAGATACCCGCAGCGTGATGCTCGGTTTCCTCAAGCCAAGCGTGCGCCAGCCCCGTCAACGCTACACACCTGTACAGGGGCAGCATGCACTGGCCATCTGA